From a single Planctellipticum variicoloris genomic region:
- the cyoE gene encoding heme o synthase, whose protein sequence is MSTSTPISTCPPVGQITWTSLVLARLADYLEMSKPRISLMVLVTVTVGYLLGSQGVWQLAPLVHACIGITIVAAGSSALNQWFEQKTDGLMQRTIDRPIPAGRLHAAEVLLFGLACGVLGTAYLWANVRPLTALLTLLTMVLYAGVYTPLKRYTSLCTAIGAVPGALPPVLGWTAAGGALNAEALSLFAILFLWQFPHFLAIAWKYQDDYAAAGLRMLPAVRPWPRITGLMAVGYALCLLAVSLWPASLGLAGRAYAAAAILLGTMYLMSAIRFAWNETPQTARGVILVSLVYLPLLLVALTVDHFQLLDWSLQTF, encoded by the coding sequence ATGAGCACTTCCACTCCAATTTCGACCTGTCCCCCCGTCGGACAAATCACCTGGACGTCCCTCGTGCTGGCCCGGCTTGCCGACTACCTGGAAATGAGCAAGCCGCGGATCTCGCTGATGGTCCTGGTGACCGTCACCGTCGGCTATCTCCTCGGCAGCCAAGGGGTCTGGCAGCTCGCGCCGCTGGTCCACGCCTGCATCGGGATCACGATCGTCGCGGCGGGATCGTCCGCCCTCAACCAGTGGTTCGAGCAGAAAACCGACGGCCTGATGCAACGGACGATCGATCGTCCGATCCCCGCCGGTCGACTCCACGCCGCCGAAGTGCTGCTGTTCGGCCTGGCGTGCGGCGTCCTGGGGACCGCCTACCTGTGGGCCAACGTCCGCCCGCTGACGGCGCTGCTGACGCTGCTGACCATGGTCCTTTACGCCGGTGTCTATACGCCCCTCAAACGATACACGTCGCTCTGCACCGCCATCGGCGCCGTTCCCGGCGCTCTGCCGCCGGTGCTGGGCTGGACGGCGGCGGGAGGCGCCCTGAACGCCGAGGCGCTGTCGCTGTTCGCAATCCTGTTCCTCTGGCAGTTCCCGCACTTTCTCGCGATCGCCTGGAAGTACCAGGACGACTATGCCGCCGCGGGACTGCGAATGCTCCCCGCGGTGCGACCCTGGCCGCGAATCACCGGCCTGATGGCGGTCGGCTATGCGCTCTGTCTCCTCGCAGTTTCGCTCTGGCCGGCCTCGCTGGGCCTGGCCGGACGCGCCTACGCCGCCGCCGCGATCCTGCTCGGTACGATGTACCTCATGTCCGCGATCCGCTTTGCGTGGAATGAGACGCCGCAGACCGCTCGCGGCGTGATTCTGGTTTCGCTCGTGTATCTGCCGCTCCTGCTTGTGGCTTTGACGGTCGACCATTTCCAGTTGCTGGACTGGTCGCTGCAGACGTTCTAG